The Zymobacter palmae DNA window TAATTGAGCATGACGATAGGTGTAGGTCACTTCTTCCGGCTGCAGTACGGTATTGGTGCTCCATGCGGTATGGAACAGTGGTGACTGCGCTTTAAAGGCGCAAATCCGTTGCTTCAGCACGTCGTCATTGGGGCGTTTGGCGAGAGTGTCTCGTAGAAAGCCCGCCATGCGGGTTATTCGCAAAGCGAGTGTTTCTTCGCTGTCGATGCAGGCAAATCTTTTCCATTGAGGGTGCGTGATCGTCAGGTGAAGATAGTTCTGTGCTTCGGCAGGAAGGTCGTTTAGGTCGAAGCCGATCATCAGCTGAAACGCATCGTTGTATGCCACGATGTCTAGGTAGTCGTTCGCCAGTAGCGCGGGCAGCGGGTTGAGCTGCGTCAGCAGTTGCAGCGTATGCGCTGATGTCGTCTGGCAGGGCGCCTTGTAGGTGCGTGTCTGCGGGAAGATCAGGTTGTGCAGATATTTGCGTTCGGATTTGGTCAGCCGCAGAGCGGAGGATATGGACGCGAAGGCCTGCGCAGAAATGCCCGCTGCCTGTCCGCGCTCTATCTTGCTGTACCAGACGGTACTGATGCCGGAAAGATCGGCGACGTCTTCTCTTCTCAACCCTGTCGTACGCGTACGTGCCGGTCTGGACAGCCCTACCGCTTCGGGTGAAATGCTTTCTCGCTTGGCCCGTAGAAAATCACCTACCCATTTGAGATTGTCCGGGTGCATTCATTAGCCCTATACAATTTATACATGTCTAAACTGTTTCTTGTGCGGTGCAGCGCAGAGAGCATAATGCAGTCCAGCGATTAAGAACAGGTAATGATGGCGTTGAATATATAATCGAACGTGTGAAAAGGTGCCGGCTATTCTTTCATGATCATTATTTATTAAATAAATATCACCATCGAAAGGGTGGGGGCATTAGATACTTGGAAAGACGTCGAGTGAATATCGTGATCGCATGCGAAAATGCAGGTGGTTATCGGCGGAGTGCTGCCTATAGATACCCGATACATTACGTTTTTGGGTACCGTTAAGATCGACCAACGCCGTGTGAAGGTATAAACCTTGGAGCGTTTCCAGACGCGAGGTAGTCTTTATAAAAAATATTTATGAGCCATGTAAATTTTGCTTTTAAGTATATGTTTGGTGTCATCGTTTTTTATCTAATTATTATATGGGCATGCAAATATGAAGCATGGAAATAATGTCAGCGGGCTGTCTATCGTCGCGGTACTGCTTCTCGTTATCGGACAGGTGTTACCACAGGTAGATTTCGCGATCGTGAATGTATCTCTTGATGTGCTGGGTAAGGCACTGAATACGGATGAGACCGGGCTGGTACTGATCGTGGCGCTGTATGGCCTGAGCTTTTCTGCGCTGATCACTACGGGCGGCCGCTTGGGAGACAAGTACGGCAGAAAGCGCCTGTTCATGGTAGGTATCGTCGGGTTCTGTGCCGCGTCGGCGCTCTGTGGCCTTGCGTCGGGCATTGTATCGATGCTTCTCGGGCGCGTGCTGCAAGGCGTATTTGCTGCGCTTTTGCTGCCTCAGATACTCGCCACGATCCATGCCACGCTTGAGGGTGAACGCCACCGCTATGTTGTCGGCATCTATACCTCAATCGGTGGACTATCTGCCATTCTTGGTCAGGTGGCAGGGGGCTGGCTGGTCTCCGCAAACTTGTGGAACCTAGGATGGCGGGTAGCCTTCTTTATTAATGTGCCCATCTGTCTCGTTATCTTTATGTTTGGCTGTCTGACCATCCCTGAAACGCGCTCGTCGGACACCCGACAGAGTATGGATCTGGGGGGAATCGCCCTGTTCATTTTGTGCCTGCTGTCCGTCATGGTGCCGATATCCCTTGGCGGACGATGGCATGGGCTGTGGTGGTGGCTGGCGGCGACGGTGCCGTGTGCGTTCTTGCTGTGGCGGGTCGAACGCGGCCATGAGCGGGCAGGAAGAAAGGCGATTCTGCCTCCGTCGATGTTCAGAGAAGCAATGGTCAAGAACGGGTTCGTACGAGAAATGACGGTCACTTTCGCGTTCCCGGGATACCTGTTCGTGACCGCACTGTGTCTGCAGAGCGAGCTTGGTTTTACACCGCTTGAATCGGGAAATGCATTTGTCGCGCTGGGCGCGATGTTCTTCATCGGCTCGCTCATCAGCAAGCGGTTAGGCCAGTGTCTCGGTGATCACCTATCGTACGCTTTGGGTGCGCTTCTAACGGTGAGCGGTTTTTTGGCGACAATCTGGCTGTTCTACCACTTAAACCACCGCCTGACGTTCTATGACCTGTGGGGCGCGACGGGTGTTATTGGGCTGGGCAATGCCATCATGCTGACGTCGGCCTATCGGCTGACGCTTTCCCATGTGGATAGGCGCTATGCCAGCGAAGTGAGCGGTGCGCTGGCTACCGTGCAGCAAGGTTGCTTCGCCTTGGGTACGGCATTTGCCGGGGCACTGTATGCGGAAATGCTGAGACACGGTGGTCTGAATGCGGTGATGCTGTCCATCGGTGCACTGGCATCGCTGGTGGTGCTTGTCGCTATCTGCTTAGCGATCCATGTAGCGCGTCGACGGTAGGCTAACAACGGACAGGGTGAGCATGTCGACGATGTGCCTCTGAAGAAAAAACGAGGGCATAGGCGCCATTCTTGGCTCAGTAGCAGACTGTGCGGGATGTCAGGGGAGAGGAAGCGCCCATACCTTTCTAGGCTCAGGCGTTCTAGACCGGGCTCGCTTATCCTTTGCTTCCATGGAACGCAGTGATGACCTTTCGCTCGTTTGGCCTTCCTGCTAATAAAGGAGGCCGGCGGGTAAAGAAGGTCGTGCTGAATAGTTGACCATTCTGCGCATAATGGGCATAATGGCGGCATTCCTATTCAGGAATCTGCTGTCTTTCTGACAGCCAATGCGTCCCATTCGTCTAGTGGTCTAGGACACCGCCCTTTCACGGCGGTAACAGGGGTTCGAACCCCCTATGGGACGCCACTTCTTTTCCCCCCTTTGTTAGTTTCTATTTGCATTCCTTCTAGCGGTCTTCGCTGCTGCAATATATTCGGCTTCCCCTTTTGCTCGAACGATTCGTCGTGTTGCATGCCATTCTGCCGCCGAGCTTGGCCGCTCTGCTATAAAACAGGCCGGTCGATGCGCTTAAGTCTGCAACCGTTCTCACTATTTTCGTATAGATACGCCATACTATGGGCATGTCAGTACCGTAGCCCACTTTTTGAATGCTGCTGTTCCCCCACTATGCTGAGTCTATAAGGCGGGTATCGCTATGTTCGCGGTGTGCGGGCTTTTTTGTTAGCATGCAAATAAATGCGGCCTTTGTAGGCCGCTATCCTCGATTCGGCCGGATGCATGGGCTATGCCATACTGCCGTCCAAATTTTCTTCTCTATCCACGGATATGATCATCCACCGCTGCACAGGGAGTGACGCATGGGGACTCCAGCGCTTTCCATCCGCGGGTTGACCAAGACCTACGGTACTCACCAAGCCCTCAAGGGCATTGACCTTGATGTGGCTGAAGGTGACTTCTTCGCTCTGCTTGGCCCTAACGGGGCGGGTAAATCGACGACACTCGGCATTCTTAGTTCTTTGGTCAACAAGACCTCGGGTAAGGTCGAAATCTTCGGGCGCGATATCGACAGGGATTTTTCACGCGCCAAGTTCGACATCGGTTTCGTGAACCAAGAGTTCAACTTCAACCAGTTTGAGAAAGTCGAAGACATCATCACCGCGCAGGCGGGCTGCTATGGGATTCGTTACAAGGTCGCCAAGGCGCGTGCCGAGCAGCTGCTAGAAGATCTGGGGCTGTACGAGAAGCGCAATGTGGCTGCGCGGATGCTTTCGGGTGGGATGAAGCGCCGTCTGCTAATCGCTCGTGCGCTGGTGCATGAGCCACGCTTGCTGATT harbors:
- a CDS encoding MFS transporter → MKHGNNVSGLSIVAVLLLVIGQVLPQVDFAIVNVSLDVLGKALNTDETGLVLIVALYGLSFSALITTGGRLGDKYGRKRLFMVGIVGFCAASALCGLASGIVSMLLGRVLQGVFAALLLPQILATIHATLEGERHRYVVGIYTSIGGLSAILGQVAGGWLVSANLWNLGWRVAFFINVPICLVIFMFGCLTIPETRSSDTRQSMDLGGIALFILCLLSVMVPISLGGRWHGLWWWLAATVPCAFLLWRVERGHERAGRKAILPPSMFREAMVKNGFVREMTVTFAFPGYLFVTALCLQSELGFTPLESGNAFVALGAMFFIGSLISKRLGQCLGDHLSYALGALLTVSGFLATIWLFYHLNHRLTFYDLWGATGVIGLGNAIMLTSAYRLTLSHVDRRYASEVSGALATVQQGCFALGTAFAGALYAEMLRHGGLNAVMLSIGALASLVVLVAICLAIHVARRR
- a CDS encoding helix-turn-helix transcriptional regulator, with translation MHPDNLKWVGDFLRAKRESISPEAVGLSRPARTRTTGLRREDVADLSGISTVWYSKIERGQAAGISAQAFASISSALRLTKSERKYLHNLIFPQTRTYKAPCQTTSAHTLQLLTQLNPLPALLANDYLDIVAYNDAFQLMIGFDLNDLPAEAQNYLHLTITHPQWKRFACIDSEETLALRITRMAGFLRDTLAKRPNDDVLKQRICAFKAQSPLFHTAWSTNTVLQPEEVTYTYRHAQLGIMALDKQLWWHTNGNASSRLNVYYPQHDADFQRLQQLVSPNADQASAQP
- a CDS encoding ABC transporter ATP-binding protein — protein: MGTPALSIRGLTKTYGTHQALKGIDLDVAEGDFFALLGPNGAGKSTTLGILSSLVNKTSGKVEIFGRDIDRDFSRAKFDIGFVNQEFNFNQFEKVEDIITAQAGCYGIRYKVAKARAEQLLEDLGLYEKRNVAARMLSGGMKRRLLIARALVHEPRLLILDEPTAGVDIELRRSMWEYMQRINREKGMTIILTTHYLEEAESLCRNIAIIDKGQIVQNTSMRALLQQLDTETFILDTERSLAQAPMLEGFELRRLDDMQLELVVPKGRKINDAFAQLSEHGIEVMSMRNRSNRLEELFVSLVDHKGREIRG